GCGCCTTGGAGACGCCGAGGCACCCTTGATCATGAAGGGTAGCGGTGACGTACTCCTCTCCCTGGAAGCTACGGAGACCCTTCGATACCTCGAATACCTTAGGAGGGGTGCCATTGCGATAGTCGATATGAGGATCATACCGCCACCACTGCCGGATGTTAAGGTACCGACGCTCGTGGAGGTTCTAGAAGAACTTGAGAAGGCCGATGTACAGGTATACCCCGTTAACGCGGTTGGAGAGGCCCAGGCGCTGGGCAATCCCCGAGCCGCCAACATGTATCTGATAGGATTTGGGTTGGCCGTACACGGCTACAACGGCATCGTGACGCTTGACGCCCTAGAGAAGTCCATCAGGGAGAGGGTGAGGAACCCCGAGTCCAACATTAAGGTGTT
Above is a window of Candidatus Thermodiscus eudorianus DNA encoding:
- a CDS encoding indolepyruvate oxidoreductase subunit beta, encoding MSRVEGNGRLLDIVLAGIGGQGIITMATVLADAAVRDGYNAIVAETHGLSQRGGTVIVHVRLGDAEAPLIMKGSGDVLLSLEATETLRYLEYLRRGAIAIVDMRIIPPPLPDVKVPTLVEVLEELEKADVQVYPVNAVGEAQALGNPRAANMYLIGFGLAVHGYNGIVTLDALEKSIRERVRNPESNIKVLRKGYEDGLKAVNK